In Streptomyces sp. NBC_01408, one DNA window encodes the following:
- a CDS encoding amidohydrolase family protein, with amino-acid sequence MELELPRIISVDDHVIEPAHLFDVWLPAKYRDRGPKALTAGIGELEYTGGKYVISMDPDGPPTDWWIYEDLKFPYKRNIAAVGFDRDDMTLEGITREEMRRGCWDPKARLADMDLNHVEASLCFPTFPRFCGQTFAEAHDKEVALACVRAYNDWMVEEWCGDSGGRLIPLCIIPLWDIDLAVAEIRRNAARGVRAVTFSEIPTYLGLPSIHSGYWDPFFAVCQETGTVVNMHIGSSSQMPAASPDAPPAVQASLSFNNAMASMMDFLFSGVLVKFPTLKLAYSEGQMGWIPYALERADDVWQEHRAWGGVRDLIPEPPSTYYYRQMFCCFFRDKHGIASLDVVGRDNATFETDYPHVDSTFPHTKEVALDHVKGLDDETVYKLMRGNAIRMLGLDLDRDRVKGR; translated from the coding sequence ATGGAACTGGAATTGCCTCGGATCATCAGCGTCGACGACCACGTGATCGAGCCCGCCCACCTCTTCGACGTCTGGCTGCCCGCCAAGTACCGCGACCGCGGCCCCAAGGCACTCACCGCGGGCATCGGCGAGCTGGAGTACACCGGCGGCAAGTACGTGATCTCCATGGACCCCGACGGCCCGCCGACCGACTGGTGGATCTACGAGGACCTGAAGTTCCCGTACAAGCGCAACATCGCCGCCGTCGGCTTCGACCGCGACGACATGACCCTGGAGGGGATCACGAGGGAGGAGATGCGGCGGGGGTGCTGGGATCCCAAGGCGCGGCTGGCCGACATGGACCTCAACCACGTCGAAGCGTCCCTGTGCTTCCCGACCTTCCCGCGGTTCTGCGGGCAGACCTTCGCAGAGGCCCACGACAAGGAGGTCGCCCTGGCCTGCGTGCGCGCCTACAACGACTGGATGGTCGAGGAGTGGTGCGGCGACAGCGGCGGCCGGCTGATCCCGCTGTGCATCATCCCGCTGTGGGACATCGACCTGGCGGTGGCGGAGATCCGGCGCAACGCCGCCCGCGGGGTGCGTGCCGTGACCTTCTCCGAGATCCCGACCTACCTGGGCCTGCCGTCGATCCACTCCGGGTACTGGGACCCCTTCTTCGCCGTCTGCCAGGAGACCGGCACGGTCGTCAACATGCACATCGGGTCCAGCTCCCAGATGCCCGCCGCCTCCCCCGACGCGCCGCCCGCCGTACAGGCCTCGCTCAGCTTCAACAACGCCATGGCCTCGATGATGGACTTCTTGTTCAGCGGGGTGCTGGTGAAGTTCCCGACGCTCAAACTGGCGTACAGCGAGGGCCAGATGGGCTGGATCCCGTACGCCCTGGAGCGCGCCGACGACGTCTGGCAGGAGCACCGCGCCTGGGGCGGGGTCCGCGACCTGATCCCCGAGCCGCCGTCCACGTACTACTACCGGCAGATGTTCTGCTGCTTCTTCCGCGACAAGCACGGGATCGCCTCGCTGGACGTGGTCGGCCGCGACAACGCCACCTTCGAGACCGACTACCCGCACGTGGACTCGACCTTCCCGCACACCAAGGAGGTCGCCCTCGACCACGTCAAGGGCCTCGACGACGAGACGGTCTACAAACTCATGCGCGGCAACGCCATCCGCATGCTCGGCCTGGACCTCGACCGGGACCGGGTCAAGGGCCGCTGA